The segment GCCAGAATCGTGTCGGTGTTGGCATCACTGGAAGAGAAAGTCGCCTCCAGCGATGCTCCAAATCGCGACCGAATCGTGGCGGCCAGGCAGTTGGTTCAGTTTGACCCCAAACGCCCCGAAACTGTCGATGCACTGTTGGCTGTTGTGGGGCCCGCATCGGGCAACGAAGTTTCGTCGGCTTTGGTCGAAGCCGTTGCCAATTGCGAAGTCGACGGAGTTGGAAAACGTTTGGCAACTCTGTCAGCGGGAGCAACTCCAAAACTCCGCGAAGCGACGGTCCGTGTTCTGCTTTCGCGCGATGATCTCGCGGAGGACCTGTTGAACGCCGTTGAGGCAGGGGATTTGCGGGTCTCGGACCTCTCGCTGGGGCAGCGTGCCGTTCTGCGTTCGTTCCCGACTGAATCTGTGAAAAATCGGGCTGTTAAATTGCTTGACGATGCCGGAACCAAAGTCAGTAGCGACCGCTCGGAATTGTTGGCCAGCAAAGTTGGTCTCACGAAATTGACTGGTGACGCAAAGGCCGGGAAAGCGATCTTCACGAAGAACTGTGCGACGTGTCACATCTTCAAAGGGGAGGGTAAAGTCGTCGGTCCAAATCTCAACGGCATGTCCGTGCATCCGAAAATCGAACTGCTGACGCACATCCTTGACCCGAACGCGAGCGTCGAAGGCAACTATCGAAACTATACAGTGCTTACGCTCGACGGGTTGGTGCTCAACGGACTACTGAGTGGAGAAACCAGGACGACGATCGAGATTGTCGATGCCGAAGGGAACAAGCAAACGGTTCTCCGGGAAGACATCGAAGCTCTCAAAGCCAGTGAAAAATCCGCGATGCCCGAAGGATTTGAACAGCAGATCGACGACGAAGGACTTGTGAATCTGCTTGAATATCTGACGCAGCACGAGCAATACATTCCGCTCGGGATCGAAAGTGTTGCTAACGTCATCACCACGCAAGGGCTTTTCTATCGCCGTGAGGAAGTTCGTGAGCGGTTGGATCTCAAGCAGTGGGGTACGCAAACGATCGAGGGCGTTCCTTTTTCCTTGCTCGATCCGAAGGGGACTACGGTTCCCAACGCGATCATGTTGCATGGTCCGAGTGGAGAGTTTCCGCCGAAGCTTCCCAAAGCCGTCGCCATTCGCTGTCGGACGGCGGCAAAGAAGATTCATTTGCTGGGAGGCGTTGCTGGTTGGGCGTCGATGGAGGAAGCCGATCGCGGTGTGAGCCTGATCGTTCGTCTACGATATGAAGACGGCGAAACAGAGGATCATCCTTTGGTCGACGGACAGCACATTGCGGACTACATTCGACGCTGCGAAGTTCCCAAGTCGAAGTTCGCTTTGGAGACCAAAAGCGGTGGGCAGTTGCGATACATCGCGATCGAGCCTGGTCGTGATACGGTCATTGACTCGATTGAGTTCGTGAAGCCGAATCATCCTACGGCGCCCGTCGTGATGGCCGTTACCGTCGAACCAGGCGAATAGTAGTTGCGGACGGATTGAAAAGCCTGCTCGGGTCAGTTTCCCGGGCGGCGATTCCGGTTCAATCGGATTGCTGGGGCGTTGCTCCCGGCAATCCGAATGTTGCTGGAATAGAGTGTGGGCTCATCGAGGCCCACTTACCACCACGCGTCTGTGTTTGGGTGACTGTCGATTCGTCGCCGCAGTCGCAGCAACAGTTTCCAGTTCACGCAATTTGCTGGCCGGCATCAATCAGCGTCGAGCAACGATTTCTGAATCTTGTCGATCTGAACTTTTCGAGTCGCTGGATCGGCGAACGGATCGAAGTCTGACTTGAAATTGATGACGGCCGAAATTGCCAAACCGGCTGCAGCACGCGATCTCAACTCATTATCTTCCAGCCAATCGATCAAACGTGGCTGAATTCTCTGTTTGTGCTCCTTCACGATCGACAACATTCGCTGTCTGTCCGCCCGACGGGGATCCGCCATTTCCCTGATCAACAGGTCCACGGCGTCGTTCAGTTCAGAATCGTTTGCTTCGGCAATTCCCTCAGCCAGTTCGTCAATCGTGGGGGGAATCGGAGTCGGGTTGTTAATTGAGTTGCTGACGAACTCGAGCAGGTTCTCGGCTGTCATAAATCCACCAGTTTTGCCAACCGGATTTTCAAGGGAGTCCAAAACGACAATTGTTGGTACCGAAACAATTCCAAAATTGGAAGCCATTTCGGGCGAATCGTCGATGTCGTACTTTACCCATTGGTAGGCTCCGGCGTTTTCGTCATTCTTGATGAATTCGAGCGTAACGGTCCTCATTTTTTGGCAGGGCGCACACCAACTTGCGCCGAAATACAACACGATCGGTTTGGCGGATTCATCCGGTCCAAGCGAATCTCGTGCGTCCTCAATCGACGAATGAAACTGAACTATCTCCTGTGCATGAGTTGATACCGAAAGTGGTGCCAAACTGAAAATTGCGCTCAGGGCGATAACGAGTATTCGATTGCGTTTCACTTCAGGCCTCGGCTGTTTTCAGGTTCAATGAGTCAGTGCATAGATCAACAGGTTGATGTTGATCTGCCGTGCATTGTCGATTTCGTTGCCACCGCAACAGCAGCAGCTTTCATCCTCGGCATTGTCGGAATCGTTTAACCCGTCCGACGAAAAAACGAGTACGATTTTGCCGTCAATTTCGAGTCCTTCGAGATCCTTGCGAGCGGAGTTCAAACGCTTGATGTCGTAGAAGGAGTGGAAGATCGGATGGTCCATCTCCAGCTTCTTCATCTTGTTTTCCGGGAACAAGCCGTTCAGTTCCTTGCGGCAACTGCTCGCCCAACTGCCGTCGCTGCATCCTGCCGAAGCCACGACAAACCCGCCGCCGGTCAGATAGTTTTTGAGACTTTCTTGCTGTGACTGGCTTAGCTTGAAATTGCCTTCTCCCGTCATGACCGAGAAGGGATAGTCGAACAGATTTTCGTCCTCCAACCGCACTGGCGAAAACTTTCCATCGGTGCGAATGTTCGTCTTGTTGTTAATGTCATCCATGAAGTCGGAGCTAAAACACACCGAGGTCTTGTTGCGAGCATAGATCAGATTCGCACATTTGACTTCCCCCGTGGTCGTCTGGGCAAGCGCATCTCCGTTGCAGCAGACGCTTAACGCGGTCAGCAAAGCCAAAAGAACCGTCGACCGTCTTTTGTGAAAATGTAAGTACTCGATCATAGGATCTCCTCGATTGTTTATTCGTTGTCCGGATTTACGTCTTCAGCAATGCGTTTCAAATAAGCTCGTGCATGATCAGTATAGGCACTCGGTACACCCTGCATGTTTGCTGGCCCAGTCGATTCGGAACCTCGTGCTTCCGGCGTCAATTGCTCAGGAGCGAATCCGTTCTCAACGATCGACTTGTCGCCAGAGCCACCTTTGCTGCGATCTCCTGATCGGCCACGTCGTCGTGATTCACGAATCCGGGTTTCCGAATGTGGCCCGAATAGTGATGCTCGCGAAATTGAGCCACGATAGCCTGTCGATCCACGTCCGCCTTTACCAACCTTCATCGAAGGAATCTTCATCGACTGAGCAAGTTGATCCAGCGACTTTGACATGCTGTTGCCAGGAATCGACAGCGGGCGATCGCCTTGAGCCATCTCTGTGCCCATTGAATTGCTATTACAGTCGCATTGCAGAGCTTCCAGTTTTTTTGCTGCCTCTTCGGCGGCTTCTGCCGCAGACTTTCCATCCAGATCCTGGCCGGATTCGGCTGCCGATTGTTGATCATCAAGAGCACCAGATTCTGCGATCGCGTCAACAATCTCCAACATGCTTGCGGCCGCCTTTGGGAAATCATCCTTGGACTCCTCCGCTGCTTTTTCAATTTCTTCCATCGTGTCGACGAGTTCCTGCTTCAGCAGATCTTGCTGTTTCGCCAACTTCTTCAGGCGTCGTTGTTCTTCCTCGGTAAGATCATCCTTCGCCTGGAACTCCTTCATTCGGTCCGCGATTTCTCGCTGCTGATCAATAATGCTTTTCAAGCGAGCAACCTGTTGTAGCAAGTCTTCCGCACCCGCGAGGCGTTCGAGGTCCTGCTGCATATCTTCGCGGTCCTGTTCACTTTCGGCGTCAAACGGTTCGTCATTGTCCTTAAATTTCTTCATTGCGGATTGAGCAGCCGATGGCGATCCCGTCGCCGCTTGGGCCATCGCTTTCGACAAAGCACTTGCATCATCGGCTTGCTGATCCAACTGTTCCGCCAACTCCTTGAACTGTTCCTGAAGTGAATCTTCGAAGTCATAGATCGGCGCCTGCTCAGCACGCTCTTTCAAATCCCTGGCAAGTGCCGCCGCCTTTTTGGCGAACTCCTCAAGCTGAGCTTCCAGCTGTGCCATGCGTTGCTTTTCCTCTTCCGTCAGTTCCTCTCCCGACTCAAGCTTGTTCTGCAGTTCTTCAAGCTCCTCCAGAATCTTTTCGCGCTGCTCCTGCAGTTCCGCCAACCGATCCTTGAATTCGGCAATCTCGTCCATGACTTCATCCATCCGATATTCTCGACGAGCCAAATCCTGATAGTCGCTCAACGAGATCACCTGGATAACGCCCGTCTCGCACAGGATGAGATGTTCTTCGCTGCCCGGATAGTCAATCGGATAGGTGTCGGAAATGCTACCGTAATAGGTAATCAAATCGCCGGCTTTGGCCCCCAGTTCTCCGAGGTCAAATTCAACCGTCTCGTTGCCAAAAGTTTCATCGAACTGGCTCTTGAGAACTTTTGCAAACGGCCCGATGCCGTTGATCGATCGATAAAAAGTCAATTGTTTCAGCCCGACATCGTCAGAGACCCGCAGCTTGATCGGCACCTTGGAACCTTCAACCGCAATCACATGAGGCTCAGGGCTTTCGACTCGAATTTGGGGTGGTCGGTCTACAGTAACATGGATCTTGCCGCTGCTATTGTTGGAGCTTGAAGTTCCGTTTGCTGCGAGCAATTCCATTTCAAACTGTGTTTGATCCTCCAGTTCGAAAGTGTTCGTTACCCGATTCTTGTCGCCACTGGCAACCGCCATGGAGTGTGGCTCGCTACCGTCGTCACTTGAAGACAGGATCAGCTGTCCCGACTCAAGCGAAATGTTGCTTTCGACTTCCAGGGTAACTTTTGAACGCTCCAGAGCGCGAATGCCGTTGGACGTTAACAATCGACGCTGAGATTCCCAGCCCGTGTACTCGGGATAGTCATACTGAACCCAGATCTTTTCAAACGTCGGAATTGGCAACACATCGATCGCAAACGAACGGCTCTCACCACGTTCGGTTTTGATCATGAACTCGACTCGCTGGGTGAGTTCTGACAATTGGAGATGAAACTCCCCCTCTGATAAATTCATCATGGGAGTCTCTTCTTCTCCGAACTCGGTCTTCCGTACAAAGTTCGCGGCCTTGGGAAGATTCGCGCCCTCGATGTCAACGAACACATCCGCTGTTTGGCCAAACTCAACTTCCGTTGGATTGACGGTAACGATGAACTCCAGCGAAGTGTAGGCTGGGTGATTGCCGAAGGGGTCGAGATACCGAGGCAGCACGCGCCCAAACATTTGAGGTGCTGCAAAGTAAAACACCGTGACGGCGATTGTGGCGATCCCGGCACTGACGAGTGCTTTTACTGTCGGCGCGAACGAGACTGTTGAGAACGGCGAATACTCGCGGCTGAGTTGGTTGCCTTTGCTGACAACCTCAGCCTTCAATTGTTCGCTCACGTTCACGGCTTGATCGTCGCCAAGATCTACCGCGTTGACGAAAGCGTTGTTATCGATCTCCAACGACTCTTCGATGCGTCTTGCGGTGCGATGACCGAAAAAGCGAAATGACAGAAACGTTCGAGCAAAGTAAATGATCGCAGCAAACGCAGCCAGCAAAATGCCCGCGTCTACCAGAACGCGAAACCAGGTCGGCAGTGACAATGCGGCATCAAAGCCTATCGCCGCCGCAACCAGAACCAGAACTCCCAGCAGACCCAGAAACAGCAATCGAGTCAGGCTTGCAAACCGCTGAACGGAATTCGTGCCGCGGAGATATTCATGTAATTGCGTTTCGCTCATAGCGTATTCCCACACAAACTTCGTGCTTCAATTTACAGCGTCAAATCAATCCCGCGTACCTTCTAAATATCCACTCGCTTCCGATCGACAGCGACAGCAACAGCATGAGCCATGCCCGATCCCAAATATAGACCGTTTTGGGTGGAATTTTGGCGGCTTCTGCATCGAGTTTTACCTGTTTAAGAAACTTTTC is part of the Mariniblastus fucicola genome and harbors:
- a CDS encoding coiled-coil domain-containing protein; this translates as MSETQLHEYLRGTNSVQRFASLTRLLFLGLLGVLVLVAAAIGFDAALSLPTWFRVLVDAGILLAAFAAIIYFARTFLSFRFFGHRTARRIEESLEIDNNAFVNAVDLGDDQAVNVSEQLKAEVVSKGNQLSREYSPFSTVSFAPTVKALVSAGIATIAVTVFYFAAPQMFGRVLPRYLDPFGNHPAYTSLEFIVTVNPTEVEFGQTADVFVDIEGANLPKAANFVRKTEFGEEETPMMNLSEGEFHLQLSELTQRVEFMIKTERGESRSFAIDVLPIPTFEKIWVQYDYPEYTGWESQRRLLTSNGIRALERSKVTLEVESNISLESGQLILSSSDDGSEPHSMAVASGDKNRVTNTFELEDQTQFEMELLAANGTSSSNNSSGKIHVTVDRPPQIRVESPEPHVIAVEGSKVPIKLRVSDDVGLKQLTFYRSINGIGPFAKVLKSQFDETFGNETVEFDLGELGAKAGDLITYYGSISDTYPIDYPGSEEHLILCETGVIQVISLSDYQDLARREYRMDEVMDEIAEFKDRLAELQEQREKILEELEELQNKLESGEELTEEEKQRMAQLEAQLEEFAKKAAALARDLKERAEQAPIYDFEDSLQEQFKELAEQLDQQADDASALSKAMAQAATGSPSAAQSAMKKFKDNDEPFDAESEQDREDMQQDLERLAGAEDLLQQVARLKSIIDQQREIADRMKEFQAKDDLTEEEQRRLKKLAKQQDLLKQELVDTMEEIEKAAEESKDDFPKAAASMLEIVDAIAESGALDDQQSAAESGQDLDGKSAAEAAEEAAKKLEALQCDCNSNSMGTEMAQGDRPLSIPGNSMSKSLDQLAQSMKIPSMKVGKGGRGSTGYRGSISRASLFGPHSETRIRESRRRGRSGDRSKGGSGDKSIVENGFAPEQLTPEARGSESTGPANMQGVPSAYTDHARAYLKRIAEDVNPDNE
- a CDS encoding DUF4159 domain-containing protein, yielding MIEYLHFHKRRSTVLLALLTALSVCCNGDALAQTTTGEVKCANLIYARNKTSVCFSSDFMDDINNKTNIRTDGKFSPVRLEDENLFDYPFSVMTGEGNFKLSQSQQESLKNYLTGGGFVVASAGCSDGSWASSCRKELNGLFPENKMKKLEMDHPIFHSFYDIKRLNSARKDLEGLEIDGKIVLVFSSDGLNDSDNAEDESCCCCGGNEIDNARQININLLIYALTH
- a CDS encoding thioredoxin family protein, with protein sequence MKRNRILVIALSAIFSLAPLSVSTHAQEIVQFHSSIEDARDSLGPDESAKPIVLYFGASWCAPCQKMRTVTLEFIKNDENAGAYQWVKYDIDDSPEMASNFGIVSVPTIVVLDSLENPVGKTGGFMTAENLLEFVSNSINNPTPIPPTIDELAEGIAEANDSELNDAVDLLIREMADPRRADRQRMLSIVKEHKQRIQPRLIDWLEDNELRSRAAAGLAISAVINFKSDFDPFADPATRKVQIDKIQKSLLDAD